One Clostridium novyi NT genomic window carries:
- a CDS encoding fused FliR family export protein/FlhB family type III secretion system protein — translation MINVTYFLGVFLVSLRILSFIEVAQILFPKGTPKVVKVMFGVILGFMIITGIDYSYVNDINSNLMIIMYAIIEISTGVILGFITNICFSCIRYAGAFMDLQVGFAMMSMFDPNANSNTTLIERMLYWFSLIVFIIVDGPNMLIKILVESFKVVHIGQFILNQQSAMHVINVFIKYFQLGIRIAIPIVLIIILTDLTMGLVAKSVPQLNVMILGMPVKIVLGLGVLSLCLPVIFNIIGSAFDNIPSSIRELYKVFPMIFIFASDDKTEEATPHKLSEARKKGQVAKSKEVNSAIILLTSTIILLTLGEYVANSLKKDIIEFFTNYLNMNLNSGSLQSIIVTIAWRFAVVFLPVVLPLMIMGVGANLLQTGYINSKETLKPQLSKINPINGFKKIFSMRTVMELLKDIAVIFVIGYVGYGFLKSNFNKVLSMTSLRFPVIITSFLKLTTTIFFRVSLVMIAIALIDFMYQKFQFKKDMRMSKQEIKEEFKQMEGDPQIKGKIKQKQREMAMGRMMQSVPDASVVITNPTHIAVALKYEDGKDSAPTLVAKGSDYIAIKIKEIAKENEVPIIENKPLARLIFKEVELESEIPSEMYQAVAEILALVYKLKRKK, via the coding sequence TTGATTAATGTAACTTATTTTCTTGGAGTTTTTTTAGTATCATTAAGGATACTTTCTTTTATAGAAGTAGCCCAAATATTGTTTCCTAAAGGAACACCTAAGGTAGTGAAAGTAATGTTTGGTGTTATCCTGGGATTCATGATAATTACAGGAATAGATTATTCATATGTAAATGATATAAATAGTAATTTAATGATTATTATGTATGCTATAATTGAAATATCTACTGGTGTTATCTTGGGATTTATTACAAATATATGTTTCTCATGTATAAGATATGCAGGAGCCTTTATGGACTTGCAAGTAGGATTTGCAATGATGTCTATGTTTGATCCAAATGCTAATAGTAATACAACATTAATAGAAAGAATGCTTTATTGGTTTAGTTTAATAGTATTTATAATTGTAGATGGACCTAATATGCTTATAAAGATATTAGTAGAAAGTTTTAAAGTTGTGCATATTGGACAATTTATATTAAACCAACAAAGTGCTATGCATGTTATAAATGTTTTTATTAAGTATTTTCAACTTGGAATTAGAATTGCTATACCAATAGTACTTATAATAATACTTACAGATTTGACAATGGGACTTGTTGCCAAATCTGTTCCTCAATTAAATGTAATGATACTTGGAATGCCTGTTAAGATTGTTTTGGGACTAGGAGTTTTATCTCTTTGTCTCCCTGTAATATTTAATATTATTGGAAGTGCTTTTGACAATATTCCAAGTAGTATAAGAGAATTATATAAAGTATTTCCTATGATATTTATATTCGCTTCTGATGATAAAACAGAAGAAGCTACCCCTCATAAGTTAAGTGAAGCACGAAAAAAAGGGCAAGTTGCAAAAAGTAAGGAAGTAAATTCCGCTATTATATTATTAACATCGACTATTATTCTTTTAACTTTAGGGGAGTATGTTGCAAATTCATTAAAAAAGGATATAATCGAGTTTTTTACGAATTATTTAAATATGAACTTAAATTCTGGAAGTCTTCAAAGTATTATAGTTACCATTGCATGGAGATTTGCAGTAGTATTTTTACCTGTGGTGTTACCTCTTATGATAATGGGAGTAGGAGCTAATTTACTTCAAACAGGATATATAAATTCAAAGGAAACATTAAAACCACAATTATCAAAGATTAATCCTATAAATGGATTTAAAAAAATCTTTTCTATGAGAACTGTTATGGAACTTTTAAAGGATATTGCAGTTATATTTGTAATAGGCTACGTAGGATATGGCTTTTTAAAGAGTAATTTTAATAAAGTTTTATCTATGACAAGTCTTAGATTTCCGGTCATAATTACATCCTTTTTAAAGCTTACAACTACTATATTTTTTAGAGTTTCATTAGTTATGATTGCAATAGCTCTTATAGATTTTATGTATCAAAAATTTCAATTTAAAAAAGATATGAGGATGTCTAAGCAAGAAATTAAAGAAGAATTTAAACAAATGGAAGGAGATCCTCAAATAAAAGGTAAAATAAAGCAAAAGCAAAGAGAAATGGCAATGGGAAGAATGATGCAAAGTGTACCAGATGCATCTGTTGTAATAACTAATCCAACTCACATTGCAGTAGCTTTGAAATATGAAGATGGCAAAGATAGTGCGCCTACCCTTGTAGCCAAAGGTAGTGATTATATTGCTATAAAGATTAAAGAAATAGCTAAAGAAAATGAAGTACCTATTATAGAAAACAAGCCTTTAGCTAGACTTATATTTAAAGAGGTAGAACTTGAAAGTGAAATACCTTCTGAAATGTATCAAGCAGTAGCTGAAATTTTAGCACTTGTATATAAACTAAAAAGAAAAAAGTAA
- the flhA gene encoding flagellar biosynthesis protein FlhA codes for MMVAFGVMGIVMMIIIPMPTWILDVFIALNITIGTVIILLTMFTTEVLQFSVFPTMLLITTLFRLGLNISSTRLILRDGYAGKIIETFGNFVTGDNYVVGVIIFLIIIIIQFVVITNGAGRVSEVSARFTLDAMPGKQMSIDADLNAGLISETDARERREKIQEEASFYGAMDGASKFVKGDAIAGIVITLINVIAGIIIGVVQKGMPANEAATAYVKLTIGDGLVSQIPALLISTASGILVTRSASTENFGNLLVKQLTGFPKVLAVASAVLLFLGFIPGLPKLAFFIFALATGVSAYILYKEEKENVVMQIQTEQEELIETERREPENVTNLISVEPMDIEIGYGLIPLADEASGGDLLQRIASVRRQCAIEMGIIVQPIRIRDNLQLQTNEYVIKIRGTIITKGELMPSMLLCMDPTGEDMDMQGIRTVEPTFGLPAIWINNDQREEAEIKGLTVVDPTTVMVTHLTETIKAHCYELLGRQETKMIIDTVREKYETVVDELIPDLMTIGEVQKVLQSLLKEKVSIKDMVTILESLADNSRNTKDIEVLTEYVRFALARNICNPLVDENNILTVAVLSPELEDLIANNIQKSMQGSFPAVDPEITTSIFESIKEVLDNVQFFDNQPVLLVSPKIRPAFRKLTEMVFPNLTILSLNEVPNNVEIRTEGVVTYQ; via the coding sequence ATGATGGTTGCATTTGGTGTTATGGGAATTGTTATGATGATAATTATTCCTATGCCAACGTGGATTTTAGATGTATTTATAGCATTAAATATCACTATTGGAACAGTAATTATTTTATTAACTATGTTTACTACAGAAGTACTTCAATTCTCTGTATTTCCTACAATGTTACTTATTACAACATTGTTTAGATTAGGACTTAATATATCATCAACAAGACTTATTTTAAGAGATGGATATGCAGGTAAGATAATTGAGACTTTTGGAAACTTTGTTACAGGAGATAACTATGTAGTTGGTGTAATTATATTCTTAATTATAATTATAATCCAGTTTGTAGTAATTACAAATGGTGCGGGTAGAGTATCAGAAGTATCAGCAAGATTTACTTTAGATGCTATGCCAGGAAAACAAATGAGTATTGATGCAGATTTAAATGCAGGACTTATATCAGAAACAGATGCAAGGGAAAGACGTGAAAAAATACAAGAAGAAGCAAGTTTTTATGGAGCTATGGATGGTGCGTCTAAATTTGTAAAGGGTGATGCCATTGCTGGTATAGTTATAACACTTATAAATGTTATTGCTGGAATAATAATTGGAGTTGTTCAAAAGGGAATGCCAGCTAATGAAGCTGCTACAGCTTATGTAAAACTTACTATTGGTGATGGACTTGTATCGCAAATACCTGCTCTTTTAATATCAACAGCTTCAGGTATACTTGTAACACGTTCAGCATCTACTGAAAACTTTGGTAATTTACTTGTAAAGCAGTTAACAGGATTTCCTAAAGTTTTAGCTGTAGCATCAGCAGTACTTTTATTTTTAGGATTCATTCCAGGGCTTCCAAAATTAGCCTTCTTTATATTTGCTTTAGCTACAGGGGTAAGTGCATACATATTGTACAAAGAAGAAAAAGAAAATGTTGTTATGCAAATACAAACAGAACAAGAAGAGCTTATAGAAACAGAAAGGCGAGAACCAGAAAATGTTACAAATTTAATTTCTGTAGAGCCTATGGATATAGAAATAGGTTATGGACTTATACCACTTGCAGATGAGGCATCTGGAGGAGATCTTCTTCAAAGAATTGCATCTGTTAGACGCCAGTGTGCCATTGAAATGGGTATAATTGTACAACCTATAAGAATAAGGGATAATCTTCAACTTCAAACAAATGAATATGTTATAAAAATTAGAGGAACTATTATTACAAAAGGAGAACTTATGCCAAGTATGCTTCTATGCATGGATCCAACAGGTGAAGATATGGATATGCAAGGTATTAGAACAGTTGAGCCAACCTTTGGACTTCCAGCTATATGGATAAACAATGATCAAAGGGAAGAAGCAGAAATTAAGGGACTTACAGTTGTAGATCCAACTACTGTTATGGTTACTCATTTAACAGAAACAATAAAGGCTCATTGTTACGAATTACTTGGAAGACAAGAGACAAAGATGATAATAGATACTGTAAGAGAAAAGTACGAGACAGTAGTAGATGAGCTTATACCAGATTTAATGACTATTGGAGAAGTGCAAAAAGTGCTTCAAAGTTTATTAAAAGAAAAAGTTTCAATAAAAGATATGGTAACTATATTAGAATCTCTTGCAGACAACTCTAGAAATACAAAAGATATAGAAGTTTTAACTGAGTATGTTAGATTTGCACTTGCAAGAAATATATGTAATCCACTGGTTGATGAAAATAATATACTTACTGTTGCAGTATTATCACCAGAACTTGAAGATTTAATAGCAAATAACATTCAAAAATCAATGCAAGGATCTTTCCCAGCGGTAGATCCAGAAATTACAACAAGTATATTTGAATCTATTAAAGAAGTTCTAGATAATGTTCAATTTTTTGATAATCAGCCTGTATTATTGGTTTCACCTAAGATACGACCTGCATTTAGAAAACTTACAGAAATGGTGTTTCCAAATTTAACGATATTATCTTTAAATGAAGTACCTAATAATGTGGAAATTAGAACTGAAGGAGTTGTAACTTATCAATGA
- the flhF gene encoding flagellar biosynthesis protein FlhF → MIVKKYLVSNMNEAMNRIRYELGRDAVIINQRKIRRKGLRGFFSPKVLEVTAAIDNKEKINKPVEESINAIKNVLKNKDVDKKEEVQRQAKVQPKIESNIIKENTVEREVKEEKRVLYGKDIFAQLDNTVKENNYLIKEMQDMKKMISNLSEVAVASSESKKSFTEKLLENSDLNKSIIRKIEKIVDENTKDIEDKEKVKEAICDIVPVSHDDIKGVVALVGPTGVGKTTTIAKLAGRLALIEKKKVGLITVDTYRIGAIEQLSTYASIMSIPFKSVFSIKEMEAALESMKDCEIILLDTTGRSSKNIMQIAELNAFVQKANSKNVFLVISATTKNRDIESIIEGYKTLNYTNVIITKLDETTTYGSILNILNSANKPLSFVTTGQNVPDDFKSITKEEVAKLVLGEETIC, encoded by the coding sequence ATGATAGTAAAGAAGTATTTGGTTAGTAATATGAATGAAGCTATGAATAGGATAAGATATGAGCTTGGGCGTGATGCCGTAATAATAAACCAAAGAAAAATTAGAAGAAAAGGACTAAGAGGATTTTTTTCTCCTAAAGTATTAGAGGTTACAGCAGCAATAGATAATAAAGAGAAAATAAATAAACCGGTAGAGGAAAGTATAAATGCCATAAAAAATGTTTTGAAAAATAAGGACGTGGATAAAAAAGAAGAAGTCCAAAGACAAGCTAAGGTACAGCCTAAAATAGAGAGCAATATTATAAAAGAAAATACAGTAGAAAGAGAAGTTAAAGAAGAAAAAAGAGTATTATATGGAAAAGATATTTTTGCACAATTAGATAATACAGTTAAAGAAAACAATTATTTAATTAAAGAAATGCAAGATATGAAAAAAATGATAAGTAATCTTTCAGAAGTTGCGGTAGCATCTTCTGAAAGTAAAAAAAGTTTTACAGAAAAATTATTAGAAAATAGCGATTTAAATAAAAGTATCATAAGAAAAATAGAAAAGATAGTTGATGAAAATACAAAGGATATAGAGGATAAAGAAAAAGTTAAAGAGGCAATTTGTGACATTGTACCTGTAAGTCATGATGATATAAAAGGAGTGGTAGCTTTAGTTGGACCAACAGGAGTTGGAAAAACTACAACTATAGCAAAGCTTGCTGGAAGACTTGCCCTTATAGAGAAGAAAAAAGTTGGTCTTATAACAGTTGATACCTATAGAATTGGTGCAATAGAGCAATTAAGTACATATGCAAGTATAATGTCTATTCCCTTTAAATCAGTTTTTTCTATAAAAGAAATGGAAGCTGCACTAGAATCTATGAAAGATTGTGAAATTATATTGTTAGATACAACAGGACGTAGTAGTAAAAATATTATGCAAATTGCAGAACTTAATGCTTTTGTTCAAAAGGCAAATAGTAAAAATGTGTTTTTAGTTATAAGTGCAACAACAAAAAATAGAGATATAGAATCTATTATAGAAGGATATAAAACACTAAATTATACAAATGTAATAATTACTAAATTAGATGAAACTACAACTTATGGTTCTATTTTAAATATTTTAAATAGTGCAAATAAACCACTTAGTTTTGTGACAACAGGACAAAATGTACCAGATGATTTTAAAAGTATAACAAAAGAGGAAGTTGCAAAGCTTGTACTAGGAGAAGAAACTATATGTTAG
- a CDS encoding MinD/ParA family protein: protein MLDQAERLRALAKSNLKSSEECKENENTGTKIITITSGKGGVGKSNFVVNLGIVLQKMGKRVLILDADVGMGNDDILMGFLPKYNIYDVILQHKELEEVLIQGPYGIKLLPAGTGLNKVDEMDNEKRSIFLNKLDKLNDLDFILMDTGAGINRNVLAFVECCEELVIVTTPEPTSLTDAYSLMKAIVHFKIKDKAKIVINKVLNYDEGKRTFDKFNNAAKRFLNIELQHLGNVSEDLKVIQSVRSQKPFVINFPNCRASLDIEEVALKLCGYGKKNSSYGMQGLFKRIFNIFS, encoded by the coding sequence ATGTTAGATCAAGCTGAGAGATTAAGGGCTTTAGCTAAAAGTAATTTAAAGTCCTCTGAAGAGTGTAAGGAAAATGAAAATACTGGTACAAAAATAATTACAATTACATCAGGAAAAGGTGGAGTTGGTAAGAGTAATTTTGTTGTTAATTTAGGAATAGTATTACAAAAAATGGGGAAAAGGGTGCTTATATTAGATGCAGATGTTGGCATGGGAAATGACGATATATTAATGGGTTTTTTACCTAAGTACAATATATATGATGTAATACTTCAGCATAAAGAGTTAGAAGAAGTACTAATACAAGGACCATATGGAATAAAGCTACTTCCAGCAGGTACAGGATTAAATAAAGTAGATGAAATGGATAATGAAAAGAGAAGTATATTTCTAAATAAATTGGACAAGTTAAATGATTTAGACTTTATATTAATGGATACAGGAGCTGGCATAAATAGAAATGTACTTGCTTTTGTGGAATGCTGTGAAGAACTTGTTATTGTCACAACTCCAGAGCCTACATCTTTAACTGATGCCTATAGTCTTATGAAAGCCATTGTTCATTTTAAAATAAAGGATAAAGCAAAAATTGTTATAAATAAAGTGTTAAATTATGATGAAGGAAAAAGAACATTTGATAAATTTAATAATGCTGCAAAAAGGTTTTTGAATATAGAGCTTCAACATTTAGGAAATGTATCAGAAGATTTAAAAGTTATACAATCTGTAAGAAGTCAAAAACCATTTGTTATTAATTTTCCTAATTGCAGGGCTTCACTTGATATAGAAGAAGTAGCATTAAAATTATGTGGATATGGCAAGAAAAATAGTTCATATGGAATGCAAGGATTATTTAAAAGAATATTTAACATCTTTTCATAA
- a CDS encoding flagellar brake protein: protein MTDLKFKINNKVEIIDEEGEVYSSDIQDTNEDSVAISIPIKDSAYLPLRKNNIVDVLYYDGNSIYSFTSSVKTRTSSNIPLIWIYKPKNYKKIQRRKFVRVSTLSKGIFAKIDRTLKLTKETIKNLKFSKCNIVDLSGGGVRIRTREELEKEDILALIIPIDKNNMILKTQIKRCGQKSAEYNEYGLSFIDISVNMQDEIVKYVFTIMRQQMRKGLKEE, encoded by the coding sequence ATGACCGATTTAAAATTTAAGATAAATAATAAAGTTGAGATAATTGATGAAGAAGGAGAAGTATATAGCTCAGATATACAAGATACCAATGAAGACTCTGTAGCTATTAGTATACCAATAAAAGATTCGGCATATTTACCGTTAAGAAAAAACAATATAGTTGATGTTTTATATTACGATGGAAATAGTATATATAGCTTTACTTCTTCTGTAAAGACTAGAACTAGTTCTAATATACCACTTATATGGATTTATAAACCTAAAAATTATAAAAAAATTCAAAGAAGAAAATTTGTTAGGGTTTCTACATTGAGCAAAGGAATATTTGCAAAAATAGACAGAACATTAAAATTAACTAAAGAAACAATAAAAAATCTTAAATTTTCAAAGTGTAATATAGTGGATTTAAGTGGTGGTGGAGTAAGAATTAGAACTCGTGAAGAATTAGAAAAAGAAGATATATTAGCATTAATTATCCCAATTGATAAAAATAATATGATACTTAAAACCCAAATAAAAAGATGTGGTCAAAAGAGTGCGGAGTATAACGAATATGGACTTAGTTTTATAGATATTTCTGTAAATATGCAAGATGAAATAGTAAAATATGTATTCACCATAATGAGACAACAGATGAGAAAAGGACTAAAGGAGGAATGA
- a CDS encoding FliA/WhiG family RNA polymerase sigma factor produces the protein MSIASNDHNKEEIVKKYIPLVKYIASRVIIGKTKYIEFEDLLGYGMLGLMDAFNKFDKSKGMKFSTYASIRIRGSMIDEIRKNSPISKGAMDKLNKYNSAIESLQKRNLAEPNIKDIAKELDMTVKQVGEIENFINYISIVSLEDLIFSEDDDISLMGTIEDINSPNPEEEYENDEKLEYLSKGLDMLNEKDRTVLSLYYYEEMTLKEIGKILGVSESRVCQLHSRAIVHLRKELAKLKYEI, from the coding sequence ATGTCCATAGCTAGCAATGATCATAATAAGGAAGAAATAGTAAAAAAATATATACCACTTGTAAAATACATAGCCTCAAGGGTTATAATTGGTAAAACTAAATATATTGAGTTTGAAGATTTGCTAGGTTATGGTATGCTTGGCTTAATGGATGCTTTTAACAAATTTGATAAGTCAAAAGGAATGAAATTTTCAACTTATGCATCCATTAGAATAAGAGGGTCTATGATTGATGAAATTAGAAAAAATAGTCCTATATCAAAAGGAGCAATGGACAAGTTAAACAAGTATAATTCTGCTATAGAATCTCTTCAAAAAAGAAATTTAGCTGAGCCTAATATAAAGGACATAGCAAAAGAACTTGATATGACAGTAAAACAAGTTGGGGAAATAGAGAATTTTATAAATTATATTTCCATTGTATCCTTAGAAGACTTAATATTTTCAGAGGATGATGATATTTCTTTAATGGGAACTATAGAAGATATAAATAGCCCAAATCCAGAGGAAGAATATGAAAATGATGAAAAATTGGAGTATTTATCAAAAGGGCTAGACATGTTAAATGAAAAGGACAGAACTGTATTATCCCTATATTATTATGAAGAGATGACATTAAAGGAAATTGGTAAAATTCTTGGTGTTTCAGAGTCTAGAGTATGTCAATTACATAGTAGAGCTATAGTACATCTTAGAAAAGAATTGGCTAAGCTTAAATACGAGATTTAG